From one Geoalkalibacter halelectricus genomic stretch:
- a CDS encoding TolC family protein, which translates to MKRARLFWFSLMFLGALLLPAQPAPAAALTIGVVVDGPWEGNQQVLELFRREIEVLVGREFPLAFPAEKLHIGDWRVSSIRRAIDQLLTDPQVDVVLAMGVIASHELSTRGPLPKPAIAPFIIDQKMQGVARRNDASGVPNLSYIAVPPPTERDLRVFHDLSPFSHLAVLHNRPFVEAIPGLEANYADLARELGVRLTLVAVDDDAAEALQRLPAGVDAVYVAPLLRLAPGEFSQLVRGLKARGLPSFSLRGRPEVERGLLAGIAMDDFPQRARRTALNLQRILLGEKPADLAVGLVPGERLVINMDTARDIGFYPSWRFLTEAELLFEDGRPRGMLQSLAGVAREALKANLDLAAASQTLIAGEHQVAQARAALLPQAWVGAEALIIDRDRAASSFGNQAQRTLSATARLRQSLYSETAWAGFESAEYLQQAREEEVKVVRLDVIAEAVRAYLGVLRAQTVRRIEGQNLELTRTNLELARVRSSVGISGPEEVYRWESQIATDRQRVIAAEVNEDLARLALNRLLQRPAETPFQLEELRLDAPELLVGRPEVFRYVDNPWDFKIFRDFMVREGLARAPELERFDAAIAAERRQQAAARRAFHVPELTLQADLSHRLAEGGVGQNPPGGDLPLPQEDDTRWSLALNLNLPLTTGGARRAELGRTTSEVARLQLERAAFAQRLEELIRARLLASRGSFAGIHLSRAAADAAHNNLEMVKDAYSRGVVSIVDLLDAQSSARVADLVAANAVYDFLFDFNEVERATGLFFFLESAGEQQDLLARLQDFFAAAAPRTQPLR; encoded by the coding sequence ATGAAACGCGCCCGCCTTTTCTGGTTTTCCCTGATGTTTCTCGGCGCTCTGCTGTTGCCGGCTCAGCCCGCACCAGCGGCCGCTCTGACCATCGGCGTGGTGGTCGACGGCCCCTGGGAGGGCAACCAGCAGGTTCTGGAGCTGTTCCGGCGGGAGATCGAGGTTCTGGTGGGACGAGAATTTCCCCTGGCCTTTCCCGCGGAAAAGCTGCACATCGGCGATTGGCGCGTTTCTTCCATCCGCCGGGCCATCGACCAGTTGCTTACCGATCCCCAGGTCGACGTGGTTCTGGCCATGGGAGTGATCGCCTCCCATGAGCTCAGCACCCGCGGCCCTTTGCCCAAGCCGGCCATCGCCCCCTTCATTATCGACCAGAAAATGCAGGGGGTGGCGCGGCGCAACGATGCCAGCGGCGTGCCCAATCTCAGCTACATCGCGGTGCCGCCTCCCACCGAGCGCGATTTGCGCGTGTTTCACGATCTGAGTCCCTTCTCCCACCTGGCGGTGCTGCACAACCGTCCCTTTGTCGAAGCCATCCCCGGCCTGGAGGCCAATTACGCCGATCTGGCCCGCGAACTGGGCGTGCGCCTGACCCTGGTGGCGGTGGACGATGATGCCGCCGAGGCCCTGCAGCGGCTGCCGGCCGGCGTCGATGCCGTCTACGTCGCTCCCCTGCTGCGCCTGGCGCCGGGCGAATTCAGCCAGTTGGTGCGCGGCCTTAAGGCGCGCGGGCTGCCGAGCTTTTCCCTGCGTGGACGCCCCGAGGTGGAGCGCGGTCTGCTGGCGGGCATCGCCATGGACGATTTTCCCCAGCGCGCGCGGCGCACCGCCCTCAATCTGCAGCGCATCCTGCTGGGTGAAAAGCCGGCCGATCTCGCCGTGGGGCTGGTGCCCGGCGAGCGCCTGGTCATCAACATGGACACTGCCCGCGATATCGGTTTTTATCCCAGTTGGCGGTTTCTGACCGAGGCCGAGCTGCTCTTCGAGGATGGTCGTCCCAGGGGCATGCTGCAATCCCTCGCCGGGGTGGCGCGCGAGGCGCTTAAGGCCAATCTGGATCTGGCGGCGGCTTCCCAGACCCTCATCGCCGGCGAGCACCAGGTTGCTCAGGCGCGTGCGGCTCTGCTGCCGCAGGCCTGGGTGGGCGCCGAGGCCCTGATCATTGATCGCGACCGCGCCGCGAGCAGTTTCGGCAACCAGGCGCAGCGCACCCTGAGCGCGACGGCGCGCTTGCGCCAGAGCCTCTATTCCGAGACCGCCTGGGCCGGTTTCGAGAGCGCCGAATACCTCCAGCAGGCGCGTGAGGAGGAGGTCAAGGTGGTGCGCCTGGACGTGATCGCCGAGGCGGTGCGCGCCTATCTGGGTGTGCTGCGCGCCCAGACGGTGCGCCGTATCGAGGGGCAGAACCTTGAGCTGACCCGCACCAATCTCGAACTGGCGCGGGTGCGCAGCTCGGTGGGGATCTCCGGGCCCGAGGAGGTCTATCGCTGGGAAAGCCAGATCGCCACCGATCGGCAGCGGGTCATCGCCGCCGAGGTCAACGAGGATCTGGCGCGCCTGGCCCTCAACCGCCTGCTGCAACGCCCGGCCGAGACGCCTTTTCAGCTCGAGGAGCTTCGTCTCGACGCGCCGGAACTGCTGGTTGGGCGTCCCGAGGTCTTTCGATATGTGGACAACCCCTGGGATTTCAAGATTTTTCGTGATTTCATGGTGCGCGAAGGACTGGCGCGGGCGCCGGAGCTGGAACGCTTCGACGCGGCCATCGCCGCCGAGCGGCGTCAACAGGCCGCGGCGCGGCGGGCTTTTCACGTTCCGGAGCTGACCTTGCAGGCCGATCTCAGCCATCGCCTGGCGGAAGGCGGCGTCGGCCAAAACCCGCCGGGAGGCGACCTGCCCCTGCCCCAGGAGGACGACACCCGCTGGAGCCTGGCCCTCAATCTGAACTTGCCGCTCACCACCGGCGGCGCACGACGCGCCGAGCTTGGTCGCACCACTTCCGAGGTGGCGCGTCTGCAACTTGAGCGCGCCGCCTTCGCCCAGCGCCTTGAGGAGCTGATTCGGGCCAGGCTGCTGGCCAGTCGCGGCTCTTTTGCCGGCATCCACTTGTCGCGCGCCGCCGCCGATGCCGCCCACAACAACCTGGAGATGGTCAAGGACGCCTATTCTCGCGGAGTGGTTTCCATCGTCGATTTGCTCGACGCGCAAAGCTCGGCGCGGGTGGCCGATCTGGTCGCGGCCAACGCCGTGTACGATTTTCTTTTTGATTTCAACGAAGTCGAGCGGGCCACCGGGCTGTTCTTTTTTCTTGAGAGCGCCGGCGAGCAGCAGGACTTGCTGGCGCGCCTGCAGGACTTTTTCGCTGCGGCCGCGCCGCGCACCCAGCCGCTTCGTTAG
- a CDS encoding efflux RND transporter permease subunit, protein MNLTRAAIEKNRVTLTLLAVLLVAGVWSFFSLPRDEDPGFIIRTAQVLTLFPGAGPERVEQLVTDKLEKAIQEIPQIDFITSESKPGVSMILVNIQERYTDMRPIWDDLRRKVERTARELPAEIIGPTVNDEFGDVFGVVFTLRGEGLSYAELKDIAEDCRNELLLSREVAKVDIFGVQQERIFVEYSNARLAEFGISPWQLRELLEARNIIIPGGEIYTDTEQIILEPTGNFDSLEDLGHSLIPLPGRSELVYLKDLAEIRRGYVDPPQAKVRYRGEPALALAVNMRQGGNILALGEEVQAHLERFRAAYPLGVEFDLVAFQPRHVQQKVDDFVTNLLQAVLIVLLVVLVFLGLRTGLVVASLIPASMILALFVMGLLDIGIDQMSLASLIIALGLLVDNAIVMSESIKVSMEEGLAPLDAAVGSANELRVPLLTSSLTTAAAFLPIFLAESMTGEYTAPLFKVVTITLLCSWVLSLTLTPLLCVHFLPRAPKRARNYENPFYRAYRGFLLVILRRRIPALLVVTLVFGLALFGLRFVPQIFFPPDDKPIFFAELRLPVGTPLARTAQVVSSLEEHMAQHFMAEGDGRSEGILDWVAFLGAGAPRYILAYNPEPPSPEYAYLLVNASSREDLLTRIIPALEVFSQEHFPDLDAQIRPLFLGPPVENPVEVRISGRDSETLFALGAEVREQLAAIPGVRTITDDWGARTKKLVVRVNQPRAQRAGLSNRDVAVSLQSILTGLETTDFREDDQIIPVVLRSVAADRQDIGKLETYNIYVQATGESVPLMQVADVEMSWQPAKILRRDRLRTLTVQADVHPGANPIAIARQLDAALSEQSRAWPLGTKYEMGGELETSGLANDAINAKVPVAGLIILLLLVAQFNSFRRPLIILLTIPLGLVGVTLGLLVTGTAFGFMALLGLVSLAGIVINNAIVLLERIRLEIDQNSLDPRRAVIEACQRRLRPILLTTLTTMGGLLPLWLGGGPMWAPLAVSIIFGLAFATLLTLGVVPVLYSLFFRVNFRDFRY, encoded by the coding sequence ATGAACCTGACTCGCGCGGCGATCGAAAAAAACCGGGTCACCCTAACGCTGCTGGCGGTGTTGCTGGTGGCGGGGGTGTGGTCGTTTTTCTCCTTGCCGCGCGATGAGGATCCAGGGTTCATCATCCGCACGGCGCAGGTTCTAACCCTGTTTCCCGGGGCCGGGCCGGAACGCGTCGAGCAGTTGGTAACCGACAAGCTGGAAAAGGCGATTCAGGAAATCCCCCAGATCGACTTCATCACCAGCGAATCCAAGCCCGGCGTCTCCATGATCCTGGTGAACATCCAGGAACGCTACACGGATATGCGCCCGATCTGGGACGATCTGCGGCGCAAGGTGGAGCGCACCGCCCGCGAACTGCCGGCGGAAATCATCGGGCCGACGGTCAACGACGAATTCGGCGATGTGTTCGGGGTGGTTTTCACCCTGCGCGGCGAGGGCTTGAGCTACGCCGAACTCAAGGACATCGCCGAGGACTGCCGCAACGAGCTGCTGCTGTCGCGCGAAGTGGCCAAGGTGGACATTTTCGGCGTGCAGCAGGAGCGCATCTTCGTCGAGTACAGCAACGCGCGCCTGGCCGAATTCGGCATCTCGCCCTGGCAATTGCGCGAGCTTCTCGAAGCGCGCAACATCATCATCCCGGGCGGCGAGATCTATACCGACACCGAGCAGATCATCCTTGAGCCCACCGGCAATTTCGATTCCCTGGAGGATCTGGGCCACAGCCTGATCCCCCTGCCCGGGCGCAGCGAGCTGGTCTACCTCAAGGATCTGGCCGAGATCCGGCGCGGTTACGTCGATCCGCCCCAGGCCAAGGTGCGCTATCGCGGCGAGCCGGCCCTGGCCCTGGCGGTCAACATGCGTCAGGGGGGCAATATCCTGGCGCTGGGCGAGGAGGTTCAGGCGCACCTGGAGCGCTTCCGCGCCGCCTATCCCCTGGGGGTCGAGTTCGACCTGGTGGCTTTCCAGCCCCGCCATGTGCAGCAAAAGGTCGATGATTTCGTCACCAATCTGCTGCAGGCGGTGCTGATCGTGCTGCTGGTGGTGCTGGTGTTTCTCGGCCTGCGCACCGGGCTGGTGGTGGCCAGCCTGATTCCGGCATCGATGATTCTGGCCCTGTTCGTCATGGGGCTGCTCGACATCGGCATCGACCAGATGTCCCTGGCGTCTCTGATCATCGCCCTGGGCCTGCTGGTCGATAACGCCATCGTCATGTCCGAATCCATCAAGGTCTCCATGGAGGAGGGCCTCGCTCCCCTGGATGCGGCGGTGGGTTCGGCCAACGAACTGCGCGTTCCCCTGCTGACCTCGTCCCTGACCACCGCCGCCGCCTTCTTGCCCATCTTCCTCGCCGAATCCATGACCGGCGAATACACCGCGCCCCTGTTCAAGGTGGTCACCATCACCCTGCTGTGTTCCTGGGTGCTGTCCCTGACCCTGACGCCCTTGCTGTGCGTGCATTTCCTGCCCCGCGCCCCCAAACGGGCCAGAAACTATGAAAATCCCTTTTATCGGGCCTATCGCGGTTTTCTGCTGGTGATTTTGCGCCGGCGCATCCCGGCGTTGCTGGTGGTGACCCTGGTGTTCGGCCTGGCTCTGTTCGGCCTGCGTTTCGTGCCGCAGATTTTCTTCCCCCCCGACGACAAGCCGATTTTCTTTGCCGAACTGCGGCTGCCCGTCGGCACGCCCCTGGCGCGCACCGCCCAGGTGGTCTCAAGTCTCGAGGAGCACATGGCGCAGCATTTCATGGCCGAGGGCGACGGGCGGAGCGAAGGCATCCTGGACTGGGTGGCCTTCCTCGGCGCGGGCGCGCCGCGCTATATCCTCGCCTACAATCCCGAGCCGCCCAGCCCCGAATACGCCTACCTGCTCGTCAACGCCAGCTCCCGCGAGGATCTGCTGACCCGCATCATTCCGGCTCTAGAGGTGTTCAGTCAGGAGCATTTCCCCGACCTCGACGCGCAGATCCGTCCCTTGTTTCTCGGGCCGCCGGTGGAAAATCCGGTGGAGGTACGTATATCCGGACGCGACAGCGAGACGCTCTTCGCCCTGGGCGCCGAGGTGCGCGAACAGCTGGCGGCGATCCCCGGGGTGCGCACCATCACCGATGACTGGGGCGCGCGCACCAAGAAGCTGGTGGTGCGCGTCAACCAGCCCCGCGCCCAGCGCGCCGGGCTCTCCAACCGCGACGTGGCGGTGTCGCTGCAATCCATCCTCACCGGTCTGGAAACCACCGACTTTCGCGAGGACGACCAGATTATCCCGGTGGTGCTGCGCTCCGTGGCCGCCGACCGGCAGGACATCGGCAAGCTGGAGACCTACAACATCTACGTGCAGGCCACCGGCGAATCCGTGCCCCTCATGCAGGTGGCCGACGTCGAGATGTCCTGGCAGCCGGCCAAGATCCTGCGCCGCGACCGCCTGCGGACGCTCACCGTGCAGGCCGACGTGCATCCGGGCGCCAATCCCATCGCCATTGCCCGCCAGCTTGACGCCGCGCTCAGCGAGCAGAGCCGCGCCTGGCCCCTGGGGACCAAGTACGAGATGGGCGGCGAGCTCGAAACCTCCGGGCTGGCCAACGACGCCATCAATGCCAAGGTGCCGGTGGCCGGGCTGATCATCCTGCTGCTGCTGGTCGCGCAGTTCAACTCGTTTCGCCGTCCGCTGATCATCCTGCTCACCATCCCCCTGGGGCTGGTCGGAGTGACCCTCGGCCTGCTGGTCACCGGCACGGCCTTCGGTTTCATGGCGCTGCTCGGGCTGGTATCCCTGGCCGGCATCGTCATTAACAACGCCATCGTGCTGCTGGAACGCATTCGCCTGGAAATCGACCAGAACAGCCTGGACCCGCGCCGGGCAGTGATCGAGGCCTGCCAGAGGCGTCTGCGCCCCATCCTGCTCACCACCCTCACCACCATGGGCGGCCTGCTGCCCCTGTGGCTCGGCGGCGGTCCCATGTGGGCCCCGCTGGCGGTCAGCATCATTTTCGGCCTGGCGTTCGCCACGCTGTTGACCCTGGGCGTGGTTCCGGTGCTCTACTCACTGTTCTTCCGGGTTAATTTTCGCGATTTTCGCTACTGA
- a CDS encoding DUF3024 domain-containing protein, whose product MELPELVRKCAEKELFSYCEGKVPPCFRNEVRVSFCIDGEAVTLFEERITLANPADWSSRPVAQFRFQPELNQWSLHYPVSRDCWRLYLNAGPTLNLKNLLRAVDEDPFQSFWQ is encoded by the coding sequence ATGGAATTGCCTGAGCTTGTGCGCAAATGCGCTGAAAAAGAACTTTTTTCATATTGTGAAGGCAAGGTGCCTCCCTGCTTCCGCAATGAGGTGCGGGTCAGCTTTTGCATCGATGGGGAAGCGGTGACCCTTTTTGAGGAGCGCATCACCCTGGCCAATCCAGCCGACTGGAGTTCGCGCCCGGTGGCGCAGTTTCGTTTCCAGCCCGAACTCAACCAATGGTCACTGCACTATCCAGTCAGTCGCGACTGCTGGCGGCTCTATCTCAACGCCGGTCCCACCCTCAACCTGAAGAACCTGCTGCGGGCGGTGGATGAGGATCCCTTTCAATCGTTCTGGCAATAA
- a CDS encoding efflux RND transporter periplasmic adaptor subunit — MVMIFRGVSFLLLLPLLWSCEQQQVAPEEPLRTVRTQTVVRDEGVRVRSFSGTARPAIETRLSFRVPGTLVDIPVKVGDQVRRGSLVAALDPADYQLQVREAEAALAEAAARTRNAEAHFERVRALYENNHASLTDLDAARAGAESARAAEAAAAMRVELAQLQLGYTRLRAPLDGEIAAVRVEVNENVAAGAEVVVLTASQFPEVAVALPEALIGAVARGEEVRVSFDAIPGEGFAGVVTEVGVAASHAGATFPVTVRLLAPDRRVRQGMSAEVVFRFAPHQEVARMLVPAAAVGEDQQGRFVFVVEPGPDDTTLVRRRAVEVGALRVEGLEILSGLTPGEQVVTAGVSRIEDGQRVLLAVAEERRP, encoded by the coding sequence ATGGTGATGATTTTTCGCGGAGTGAGTTTTCTGTTGCTGCTGCCCCTGTTGTGGAGCTGCGAGCAGCAACAGGTGGCGCCCGAGGAACCTTTGCGAACGGTGCGTACCCAGACCGTGGTGCGTGACGAGGGGGTTCGGGTGCGCAGTTTTTCCGGAACCGCGCGCCCGGCCATCGAAACGCGCCTGAGTTTTCGCGTGCCCGGAACCCTTGTCGATATTCCGGTCAAGGTTGGTGATCAGGTGCGGCGCGGCTCTCTGGTCGCGGCCCTTGATCCCGCCGACTATCAGTTGCAGGTGCGTGAAGCCGAGGCCGCCCTGGCCGAGGCAGCGGCCCGGACGCGCAATGCCGAGGCCCATTTTGAACGGGTCAGGGCGCTGTATGAAAACAACCACGCCTCCCTTACCGACCTCGATGCGGCGCGCGCCGGCGCCGAGTCGGCGCGCGCCGCCGAAGCCGCCGCGGCCATGCGGGTGGAGCTGGCGCAGCTGCAACTCGGCTATACCCGGCTGCGCGCGCCCCTGGACGGCGAAATCGCCGCGGTGCGTGTCGAGGTGAACGAAAATGTCGCCGCCGGCGCGGAGGTAGTGGTGCTTACCGCCAGCCAGTTCCCCGAAGTGGCAGTGGCCTTGCCCGAGGCCCTCATCGGTGCCGTGGCGCGTGGCGAAGAGGTGCGCGTAAGCTTTGATGCCATCCCCGGTGAAGGTTTTGCCGGGGTGGTCACGGAGGTGGGGGTGGCCGCCAGCCACGCCGGCGCGACCTTTCCGGTGACCGTGCGCCTGCTCGCGCCGGACCGACGGGTGCGCCAGGGGATGAGCGCCGAGGTGGTGTTTCGTTTCGCGCCGCACCAGGAGGTGGCGCGGATGCTGGTGCCGGCGGCCGCGGTGGGCGAGGATCAGCAGGGGCGCTTCGTGTTCGTCGTCGAGCCGGGCCCGGACGACACCACCCTGGTGCGGCGCCGGGCCGTCGAGGTCGGCGCGCTGCGGGTGGAGGGGCTGGAAATTCTCAGTGGCTTGACGCCGGGTGAGCAGGTGGTGACGGCGGGCGTGAGCCGCATCGAGGATGGTCAGCGGGTGCTGCTCGCGGTGGCCGAGGAACGCCGGCCATGA
- a CDS encoding UbiD family decarboxylase, producing MGYRNLQECVADLERSHQLRRINVEVDPDQEIGIIQRRVYAAGGPALLFKHPKGCRFPMLGNLFGTLERTRYIFRDTLEQVRLLVDTKRDPRSLLQSPGNLWRVPLAARLLLPKRVERGPILAQRTTLSQLPQLKSWPLDGGAFVTLPLVYSESPARPGLRHGNLGMYRVQISGGSYAQDREAGLHYQIHRGIGAHHAEALERGESLRVNVFVGGPPALSVAGVMPLPEGMPELSFAGLLGGRRLEMVRAANNLPMPAEADFVISGTVDPRRTLPEGPFGDHLGYYSLEHEFPVLRVDTVHHRNDAIWPFTTVGRPPQEDTTFGAFIHELSGPLIPEVLPGVHAVHAVDAAGVHPLLLAVGSERYVPYAEQRRPMELLTLANAILGQGQLSLAKYLFIIAREDAPALDIHDIGAFLRHVLERVDWREDLHFHTRTTIDTLDYSGHGFNAGSKVVVAAAGPARRTLPVELDSDLALPPGFGQARLVLPGVLAVQGPPHRGERGREAADMAEFCAFYDAQASINRFPLVVVVDDSEFVARTLNNFLWTVFTRSNPAADIHGIGAFVAAKHWGCTGSLVIDARAKNHHPPDLEEDPDAVRRVEDLAAQGGPLHGLF from the coding sequence ATGGGTTATCGCAATTTGCAGGAATGTGTCGCGGATCTGGAGCGCAGCCACCAGTTGCGCCGCATCAACGTGGAGGTCGATCCCGATCAAGAAATCGGCATCATTCAACGGCGGGTTTACGCCGCCGGTGGTCCGGCGTTGCTGTTCAAGCATCCCAAGGGGTGCCGCTTTCCCATGCTCGGCAACCTGTTCGGCACCCTCGAGCGCACCCGCTATATATTTCGCGACACCTTGGAGCAGGTGCGGCTGCTGGTCGATACCAAACGCGATCCGCGCAGCCTGCTGCAGAGCCCCGGCAATCTCTGGCGCGTTCCCCTGGCCGCGCGCCTGCTGCTGCCCAAGCGCGTCGAACGCGGGCCGATTCTGGCGCAGCGCACCACCCTGTCGCAGTTGCCGCAGCTCAAGTCCTGGCCCCTGGACGGCGGCGCCTTCGTCACCCTGCCCCTGGTCTACAGTGAGAGTCCGGCGCGCCCCGGGTTGCGCCACGGCAATCTCGGCATGTACCGGGTGCAGATCTCCGGCGGCAGCTATGCCCAAGATCGCGAGGCGGGGCTGCATTATCAGATTCACCGCGGCATCGGCGCCCATCACGCCGAAGCCCTGGAGCGCGGCGAGTCCCTGCGCGTCAACGTCTTCGTCGGCGGCCCACCGGCGCTCAGCGTCGCCGGGGTGATGCCCCTGCCCGAGGGGATGCCCGAACTCTCCTTCGCCGGGCTGCTCGGCGGTCGGCGTCTGGAGATGGTCAGGGCCGCCAACAACCTGCCCATGCCGGCGGAGGCCGATTTCGTCATCTCCGGTACCGTCGATCCGCGCCGTACCCTGCCCGAGGGACCGTTCGGCGATCATCTCGGCTACTACAGCCTGGAGCATGAGTTTCCCGTGCTGCGCGTCGACACCGTGCATCATCGCAACGACGCCATCTGGCCCTTCACCACCGTCGGGCGGCCGCCGCAGGAGGACACCACCTTCGGTGCGTTTATCCATGAGTTGAGCGGTCCGCTGATCCCCGAGGTGTTGCCCGGCGTGCATGCGGTGCACGCCGTGGATGCCGCGGGCGTGCATCCGCTGCTGCTGGCGGTGGGCAGCGAGCGCTATGTGCCCTACGCCGAACAGCGCCGGCCCATGGAACTGTTGACCCTGGCCAACGCGATTCTCGGTCAGGGCCAGTTGTCCTTGGCCAAATACCTGTTCATCATCGCCCGCGAGGACGCCCCGGCGCTTGATATCCACGACATCGGCGCCTTCTTGCGGCATGTTCTTGAGCGGGTCGATTGGCGCGAGGATCTGCATTTCCACACCCGCACTACCATCGACACCCTGGATTACAGCGGTCATGGCTTCAATGCCGGCTCCAAGGTGGTGGTGGCCGCCGCCGGCCCGGCGCGGCGCACGCTGCCCGTCGAATTGGACAGCGACCTGGCGCTGCCGCCGGGATTTGGCCAGGCGCGCCTGGTGCTGCCCGGGGTGCTGGCCGTGCAGGGGCCGCCGCACCGGGGCGAGCGGGGCAGGGAGGCCGCGGATATGGCCGAGTTCTGCGCCTTTTACGATGCTCAGGCGTCCATCAATCGTTTTCCGTTGGTGGTGGTGGTCGACGACAGCGAGTTTGTCGCCCGCACCCTCAACAACTTTCTCTGGACGGTGTTCACCCGCTCCAATCCGGCCGCCGACATCCACGGCATCGGCGCCTTCGTCGCCGCCAAGCACTGGGGGTGCACCGGCAGCTTGGTGATCGACGCGCGCGCTAAGAATCACCACCCCCCGGATTTGGAGGAAGACCCCGACGCGGTGCGCCGCGTCGAGGATCTGGCCGCCCAGGGCGGGCCGCTGCACGGCTTGTTTTAG